GCCTGCCAAAAGCCTAAAATGCACAGTGAGTAAAAATTTGGCAATTCTTACCTATAGGAAACCTGTAATTTTAATCATCATTGTAGAAGTGCTACTGCTCCCATGTAAATGGGGTGCGAGAGGCACGTGCGCAAACCGCTCGCTCCGGCAAACCAAGACCGGTTATTAATTAACTCGCGCTTTCTAAGTGGAGCTCCAATCACTCAGCCAAAATAGCTGCAGTAAGAAATCAATATCACCATCACTTACAACGGATAACGTTTAGAATAGGAAGCTGCAAACGAGTTTGCTCTTACCCTTACTTACGTACGTGCCATACCGAAAGACCTTACATGTGCAAATATAAGAATGTGTCCCCTCTAAAAAACCTGAACTTTTGCACATAGATCATTCAATTACAATTTAGttatttaattacaataaaacaacCACATGCGCTTTAAGGATCAGGAATAATTGACAAATGTTGCTTACAGGTCAGGCATAACACAATAAATAGCAGGCCCTGTTCAAACACAATGTATCACATTTGTTATATTGGTACACATTTTGCAATGTTTGGTGACAATGTGAAAATGGGATTAAGAAAACATTCAACTGTACTAAGTAAGCGGAGCAGTTGGGCAAAAGTCATATCCAGAGTCTCTTATCTGTCGTGATTAGTCTTTAAACAGTCTTTAGTCTTTTGGTACCCATACATTTCCAGTAGTTTACTAAACATTAGTATCTTAATTTCGGCCGAACTATCTTTATTGACGTAACcaattatataataaattacTGGAgatttaatcaaatttaaaacagTCTTTTAAATCTTTCCATTCAATCATTCTCGTCTTCAGTTGGTTTCtaggtttttgtgttttttcttttttagtttttagagCTTtataggtttaaaaaaaataaatcaaataatcaaGATTCCCATGCTAATGTAAAAGGTCATACGGCGCGAGTCCATGAGGAGTGACCTCTGATCTCTCGTGACCTTTTATTGTTTTCTCCTGATGTTCCGTACTTGtaagacaaaataaacatgacaaaaattaaaatctgtCGCTTAGCTATACCTACCTATTTCTAGGTGTCGCAGTTGTCATGTACAGGTAGTCTGAAGCCCAAAGCAAAATCatgcaaatgaaaaactgaTCACGTAAACATCTAAGCAAAGGCTAAATATTTGCATTAGCGTCCAATATCCTAGTTTTCTAATAACGAAAACGAGTTCTTGTTGGCGACTTCATTTAGAAAACCTTTGTTTAACGTCCGAGCTGTTTGAGAAGTCTTATTCCGCCCGCAGCGACGCGTAGCCTGCCGTTTACAGTATAGTGTGAGTTCTTAAATTCACATAAATCTAAACGTCCTTCTGTCGGGAGCGCACCGAGCCCCCTTCGACCCTCCAAAAACAACTACGCTGTACTTTCTACTCTCACGTAATCCGTCAAAGCCCCTATTCGTACATTAAAGTCTCTACTATTAGCCTACGAAAGGACAAGAGGAATCGACCTGTACTAAAACCGAATCGAATACCCCTGCTTTAAACACACGGTGTCTTCTAACACAAACGCAACAACTTGTTACAAGCGCGCCATTTTACCgattgcttttgttgttgtttttgttgttttgttgttgtttttgttgttgatgtcgCTGCTGCTGTTTCGGCACCGTGACTGAAATATTAGCAGAATTAGGCTGGTTGaacaaacatttacagacaCTGACATTTTTGTAAACCTCTGCTGATTTAATAATCACGGGATTTTTTATTTGAGGCCGCTATAACAACCTGCTACAGTAAAATTTATGTAACTTTTATAATATCGTGAAAATACTGTCTGTCTGAATCTATCTATGCtatttaattctatttaatCTAAACCTtctgaacataaataaaacttagCTGAACTATGAGGCATACttttcaataaaatatttagatatgGGGCTACAGCAGAGTCTACGGTGTCTAAAATATTGTTAATCTATATGGTGATAGCGGAGTAACCCTGAAACACTGCATCACTGTTGAGTGTGAAAGTTAtcaacaaaacaggctatttgTCAGTGTAAGACTACAGACCTCCCTATTCAATTTAAATAATACGTATTAGAgcttttcattttctgcattGCTACTATAATTTAAATTTGGTATTGTAAAATTGTTACTTTGATTGTTAATTTGATTGGTTAATTCGATTGTTAATTTATGTAACGCTAAAGTATCGGGGGTTTGCTGTCCACTTAGTTTATTAGACACGGCACTTGGACAATGACAGAGTCCTCTCCCGCTGCAGCCGGATTTATTCTTAATCAGTAACTCACATTAAACATCTCGCTTCGGACAAGTAACAAATTgcaaaatgcagaaataaataaaaaacaccgTGGCTGAAATCAGCGTCATCCAATAAGAATGCTAATTGTTATTGTCTTACACATCAATCAATAATGAAATCGGCTGTTACAATTAAAAGCGCGAGCGTCGGAGCCATTAAAAAACCATGCCTTATCGAGAGGAGTCCATCTTCACGTGCCGCTTCATAAATCAGCGCCTATCTGTTGCATTTCAAAGGCTCTCGGCTTCTTCTGGTTCCGCAAAACTGTAACTTCCACGAAGCCATAATTCTCCACCCAGCTCATGTGTGGCCTTTAACGTTCTGAATGCGCTTCCAGGTTGTATTGAAAGGACGTGTTATTATATCACCTGCTTAAATTTAGCTTAATTGACTCAGAGGTCGACACCGCGGGAAATATTGAACTTCCTTTTATGACACCTTGTTTGAGCTCTCGTTCCGTTTTTAGACTACACTAATCTATATCTCGGTAGGGCTTTGGTTAATGGAAACCAGTTGTTTTATAGCGGCCTAAACGTCTTTTTTTTCCTAACTAGTGGTccaaagagaaaatatttttcaatgcgttcaattttaattgtttatttctgacttaaaaaaaacaaacaaacaaacaaaaaacattagtTGTGGTACCCAGTTGGGCCTACTTTcagatttgatttaatttgaaagCAGAATGTCAAAATCTGCATGAAAATGTCATTAGACCGTTTtataatcattaataataataataataataataataataataataataataataataattgtcatCATGTATAGGCTGACGTGTCTTTGAAACAACGAAACTATAGGCGGGCTGGTTTTAGTTCTTCGGAGTTAGATAGTCTGTATCTAGTATAACACGAGCCGAACAATATCACGTCTGTGGGAGAATTAGTAAATAAGTGCCTTTGGCTTTTTCACCGTTCTGTTTGCATCCGGATTGTTTGGTGGCGTTAGGTGtaagtgtaaatacacacaggctATTAATCAATCTTCTGCCCATTTCCTCTATCGACTCTTTGAATGTCATTATAATTTGTCCACTGAATAGGCTACTATTTGTCCAGAGATTCTATGAAGTGAACCGAGAAAACTACAGAAAAGTTCCCCGCGGTTTGAGCTGAGGTGATTTGCGTTTCAAAGGACAGCCATGGAACAATGCGATGTtacaagacagacagaccacGCGGCCCTGACAAAAGTTTTCATATTATGTTCGGGCAGTCACGTTAAAACAGTTCCTTCGTTTCACGGCCAAACGTacgttttattttacattttattttttgtctttttatgcatctctgaatatatatatatatatatatatatatatatatatatatatatatatatatatgcatgtaattaacaacaacaacactactGGTAGTAGAAGgctagtggtagtagtagtagtagtaataataataataataataataataataataataataataataataataataatgtcagcAACGGGCGTTTTGAATTTATCCCTTGGATCCTCATTAGAAGTCAAAGGTTTATTATATCTTGACGTCAAAGATTGGAGAGTGATTTCCAGACCTTCAGCAAGTCACGCAGCGGACTACCGCACGGCTGGCACCTGCAATCCGTCCGTATGCTACACCAGCTCTGCGCACAAGTATCACAGTACTCACGTTTACTGTACGTTTTCAGAAGTCTCGTGTCGTCACGTGTTTATAATTAAGGCTTCAGTTGACTACACTATTCTTATATATTCTCGGATATTTCaaaaaaaatgtgctttaaCACTCGTCGCCATTCATGCTCCTGAATTTAGTAAAGCTTTACCCCCTTTGTTTAAACCGCTACGGGTCGGTTTGATTTTTAAATCCGGCTCCCGGAGGTCTGGCGGGTTTAGACCGGGTTTAGGATCCAAGATAAGCGCCGGCCTACGACACTTCCCTGTCACCACACGAGCTGCACCGCGTGCGAATCTACAAAAACGATGCCCGGCAGCGCGTGCGTCTTTCATTTAAACGACACTAAAATCATATAATGTTACAAAGGAATGTCTGAGACTTACCGAAAGCGCGTGTGATAGTGCGCACTGCCAAAAACGCTGTCTCATTCGGATGGCGGAATAGAGACAGATGCAATGCAAAGCGCAAACTGATTGCTAACGGTATAGATTAGCATGGGGTCCGCCGCACAATGCTTCTAATCAATAGCGCTGCACTTACATGGCAGATGGTCTGAGAGAGGACAAAAATAAAGGAAGACACGGGGAAAGCAACTGCTCCAAATCCGACCAGAGTTGCTCAGGCCTGTCTTACACTTTAACTTTGCTTTCAAATAGACCCGAAACTTAAAAAAGACTTTGTTTGTGACAGAATGTAATCTGTTCCAATGGTCGCACACAGGCGCCTCtgagttatttattttctactGTCTGTGTCCATCCAAAATGTTCTGACATGACAGAAAATCGGATATTTGGGCGGTTTCTTTTACAGTTGTAATGAACACATTCATTTGATCATTAGGCGACTTTTTACATGGATGGTAGAAATATTAGCTGTGAACGCGTATCTAACATACACTGCCTACTTTTTCAACTACGTACAAATCTTACAGCTTGTGAGGTTACTGCCACCACTGTTTAGTCCGTGTTGCATTACACTGCATGCAGCTACTAACTTGCTTTAACATGAAAAAGGAATGAATTATTGCGAGAGGCTTAGGTGGTTATCCGCTAATAAAGATTTTCACATAACGCCTGGTTATTTGTTCCCCACGTGGGCCAAGGGTCAGTCCTTACTTACATTCCAatccatcaaaaaaaaaaaaaagcgttcggactaaacctctctctctctctctctctctctctctctctctcacacacacacacacacacacacacacacacacacacacacacacatcgatTTGTTGGCATTAATAACGGTCTTTTTCAGCCAATTCTAAGCTTTGGAGTGAGCGAAAGCGAAGCAACCCAAAACGCCCCCGAGGACGTCAGAGCGCGAATCAAACTTTTGTTTATTCGTCGCTAAATTCGTCCCATATAAGGGCGCCTCGCAGGTACAATACTGTTTCCCCAATTTGTGATCCGCCAGCTGAAAGTCCGGGAAGAGGCCCTCAGTGTTTGGGACCCCTGCTCCTCCTTTGACAGCTGATCAAAAGAAAAATAGGTCACGCTTTCAGACTTCTGTCCCCTCGTCCTTAATTACAGTCTCTTTAAACAAAGGCAACATCTGCGCGACTTCCAAACAAAACAGCTGTCAGAAGCAAGGCCACGCAACCGGGATTCAGAAATCTGATACTTTTGAAGATGTCAAATGAGAAGGTATCTAATTTAattcatgtatatttatttacactgcCTTTGGACTTGTGAAATTAGTTTCCTGAAACTACAACACCCAAGTACAATTACAGACAATGGTCTCTTGGAATAGTCCCACAGTTACTAGTTTAAGCTTTTAGGAAAGgtctgtgttttgcatttatagTTATGATAAGACTGAGGGTATAAGAGATTTCACGTCACTTTTGACGTGACTTCGTCTAGTAAAGCTTTAGTAGTACAACTGGGTCTAATTTGGTGATGAGACATTAATTCTGAGACACGTGCATGAAAGCGGTTTTACACATTTCACCATtatgatgacacacacacacacacacacacacacgcacatatatatatatatatatatacacacacacacacacacacacacacacacacacacacacacacatatatatatatatatatatatatatatatatatacacacacacacacacacacacacacacacacacacacacacacatatatatatatatatatatatatacacacacacacacacacacacacacacacacacacacacacaaacaggagagAAGAAGGGGCAAGAGTTGTCGAATAAAAACTGACTTGTAAAATACGTTTTGAATTAGTATTTtggttaatttaattttaatctgATTACCCCAATTCTACTCCTCCACTGCAAAGTGCCCCACTGGTTGTGACAAACACCATTCACTTCTTATTCAAAGTTGATCACTAGTTAATTGatgaatattttgaaaatgttcagaCTTAAGACTTTAATCAAGCCCTGTCCACAGTTAAAGCCGTATGTCGTAGGACAGGAAGAGTCAGACTGGAGTTTCTAGGTGCTACAGAAAGCAAATAATAGAATAACAAAATCAACAAGGGTCAGTGTCAGTCGCGCGGACATTCAGTTTCTGACGTTGCTTTCCAGATGTAGAAACTGCGCACGGATCTCAACCCTTCTTGACAACTAAGAGGGGTGCGATTCAGCCGCCTCAGATTGGGCAGAACGCCAGAGAAGGGCGTTGTTTAACACGCTGTGCGCAATGTGGTTCGTCAGCTGGGATGTCCGTCAGGGCGAAGTCCCCGCCCTTCTCATCAGGGTAGGCTGCGCTGACAGCAAGCCCATCCTGCGCGTCTCCAGCTGCTGACACAGAATACGTAGGAGGAGGAGAGGTCTCGGACATGGGGAGATTCAGCACTGGCCCGTCTGATAGAGATCGGtcgtttttttttatttgttaaaaaaaaaaaaaaaccgagaGGCcttagcaaaaaacaaacaagcggTAAAAACCATCACTGGCACAAAAGCTTTGAATAAATCAATGGACTGAATGAAGACTGCCTACAACGCCTATCGATGCCTGGCCAAGGATCTGGATGGTTACGCCATGAACCCAGAGATGACAATGGACAGCATTGGTAATCTGCATGGTGGAGTAAGCCATGAACAGGATCTGATGAGCAGTCACAGCCCCCATCACAACCGGAACACGGGGGCTACTTTGCGGATACACCAGGATTTGGCCGCGGCATCGTCGCGCTCAGCGATGGTGTCCAGTATGGCAACGATTCTTGACGGCGCCGGGGAGTACCGACCAGAACTGTCCCTACCGCTCCACCACGCTATGAGTATGCCGtgcgacacgtcccctcccgGGATGGGCATGAGTGGCACCTATACCACGTTAACTCCACTTCAGCCTTTACCGCCTATTTCAACCGTCTCGGACAAATTCCACCATCcgcatcaccaccatcaccaccaccagcgTCTCTCTGGAAATGTAAGCGGGAGTTTTACTCTGATGCGGGACGAGAGGGGCTTACCAGCGATGAACAACCTCTACAGCCCTTACCATAAGGACATGTCCGGGATGGGTCAGAGCTTGTCTCCGCTGGCCAGCAGTCCGCTCGGTAACGGTTTGGGCTCCATCCACAACACGCAGCAGAGCCTCCACAACTATGGCACACACGGGCACGACAAAATGTTGAGCTCTAACTTTGACGCCCACACTGCCATGCTGGCCAGAGGGGACCAGCATCTTTCACGAGGCCTCGGTGGCCCCACGACGGGTATGATGCCACATCTGAACGGCATGCACCACACTGGGCACCCGAGCCACCCTCAATCCCACGGGCCTGTGTTGGCTTCCAACCGGGACAGACCGCCCTCCTCCTCTGGCGCGCAAGGTAACAGCTCTGGGCAGCTCGAAGAAATCAACACCAAAGAAGTAGCTCAGCGGATCACGGCCGAGCTGAAGCGATACAGCATCCCGCAAGCAATCTTCGCGCAGAGAGTTCTGTGTCGTTCGCAAGGCACGCTGTCCGATCTGTTACGGAACCCCAAACCGTGGAGTAAACTTAAATCCGGTAGGGAGACGTTTCGGAGAATGTGGAAGTGGCTGCAGGAACCAGAGTTTCAGAGGATGTCAGCTCTACGGCTTGCAGGTAAGACAAGGTATCTTCCTTTAAACAAATCCTCTACTACCGAAAATACGTGTCCCGCTGTCGAGCTCGACGGATTCCGTCCAAAAGTGACGCCTTGTTCTGTTTGAACGCGTGAAATTTTATTTCAATCATAAGACCGTTATTGGTCAATAATTAAGATCAATACTGATGACAAGGGCAAATTAGTGTGTAatatccaaaacattttttgattGATTGGGATATTTAGGACTAAATAAATCATGATCGTTTTCaaacaaagtttttaaaaaacgaAATATGAAACAATTCGGGGTTTTTTCTTGCATATATCTCTacatttcttatatatatatatatatatatatatatatatatatatatatatatatatatatatatatatatatatatataatatatatatatatatatatatataatctgtgtttatttttctttcctcgGTCTTACAGAGACTTCAGATTCAAAACTAAAGCTTTGTTGTATAAATAAACCACAGAACAAATAGGACGTGAAAGAGCGTAGTTAATAATTGGCGAGTCCGTGAACCTTCACTGTTTACCGCTTATTTTCCTTGTTAAATATCGCGTATAACGCCGCCTCCTGCTCCGAGTGTCCCGCAGCgggcgtgtttgtgtgtccggGGCAGAACTGTCGTCTTCATGGAGGAGGCTGTGAATAGGCTACAGTGTTGTTGATTGCAAGGTTTGATATTCCCATCAAAGCGAGATGCGCGGACAACGGGACAATCGCGCGCCTCCCTGTCCTCGCGACACGGTTGCTGCCCCCTCTAGCGATGGACAGTGCATCTCCAACACTCACTTTCCTTTGTTCATCTGAAGAAAGGCGAGGGACCGAATATTCCTGATCACTTTTTACTACCgattcaaaacattttcccGATATTTCAGTGTGTCCTTTCGGCGCAGTTGCCAAATTACGTTCCCAATATTTCTTGGTCGAATTTAAGAAGTGGACACCAGCAATGCTGGGGCTAAACAAAATGTTCGTATTCTCCAACGTAGTGCTTCAGATGGCAGTTATTAGGATTACTAGACTGTTATTCACCATGCTGAATGTGTGAGCAGTAGACGTGCTGAATCAGTAATCCTCGCGTGGGTACGTTGTACCTTTCCTAACTGTATTTTTTGAAAC
This is a stretch of genomic DNA from Electrophorus electricus isolate fEleEle1 chromosome 6, fEleEle1.pri, whole genome shotgun sequence. It encodes these proteins:
- the onecut2 gene encoding one cut domain family member 2 isoform X2, coding for MKTAYNAYRCLAKDLDGYAMNPEMTMDSIGNLHGGVSHEQDLMSSHSPHHNRNTGATLRIHQDLAAASSRSAMVSSMATILDGAGEYRPELSLPLHHAMSMPCDTSPPGMGMSGTYTTLTPLQPLPPISTVSDKFHHPHHHHHHHQRLSGNVSGSFTLMRDERGLPAMNNLYSPYHKDMSGMGQSLSPLASSPLGNGLGSIHNTQQSLHNYGTHGHDKMLSSNFDAHTAMLARGDQHLSRGLGGPTTGMMPHLNGMHHTGHPSHPQSHGPVLASNRDRPPSSSGAQGNSSGQLEEINTKEVAQRITAELKRYSIPQAIFAQRVLCRSQGTLSDLLRNPKPWSKLKSGRETFRRMWKWLQEPEFQRMSALRLAGKTSMQKKRARLQQGEERHTKEVPPGFY
- the onecut2 gene encoding one cut domain family member 2 isoform X1; this translates as MKTAYNAYRCLAKDLDGYAMNPEMTMDSIGNLHGGVSHEQDLMSSHSPHHNRNTGATLRIHQDLAAASSRSAMVSSMATILDGAGEYRPELSLPLHHAMSMPCDTSPPGMGMSGTYTTLTPLQPLPPISTVSDKFHHPHHHHHHHQRLSGNVSGSFTLMRDERGLPAMNNLYSPYHKDMSGMGQSLSPLASSPLGNGLGSIHNTQQSLHNYGTHGHDKMLSSNFDAHTAMLARGDQHLSRGLGGPTTGMMPHLNGMHHTGHPSHPQSHGPVLASNRDRPPSSSGAQGNSSGQLEEINTKEVAQRITAELKRYSIPQAIFAQRVLCRSQGTLSDLLRNPKPWSKLKSGRETFRRMWKWLQEPEFQRMSALRLAACKRKEQDSSKERSATPKKSRLVFTDLQRRTLLAIFKENKRPSKEMQLTISQQLGLELSTVSNFFMNARRRSLDKWMDEGSPGGGSSTSSTCTKA